Below is a genomic region from Raphanus sativus cultivar WK10039 chromosome 4, ASM80110v3, whole genome shotgun sequence.
AGTTTTCAGTCAAAACAATAATTATTTACTATtgcaatttttgaatttttttacaaatggCTCAAATGGAAGTTTTGTACATTAAAATTGAGTATGATGACTATATACGAACATCAAAACGACATGTACTTACTAAAAAATATGTGAAAAGAATTTACAATACCATGGTTATTTGAGAGAATTATTTACCTCATAAATTACTTTTTGAAAGAATATGAAACAATCAAACTAAAGAAATACTTCTTTTTTGAGAAGAGCTTAAccacataattatttttgacaTCAGTTTATTTGTTAAGAAGTTGATGCATCTAATATTTAGAGATATGATGAATAAAGAAAATGTCAAATATGTTTTTGAAATCATTTTTAAGATTGCATCAATGAGTgagtttaaagaaaaaaaatatttatcactaTATGTAATGTTTCTCTTAATGATAGTATGAAAAAATAGTTAACATTAAATATGAAGTTGTAATAGTTTGTTGTGAGATGTTGTACATGTATTATGAATCTGCTAGTGAAAAGATTGAAACTAATTGATTCTCTTTTTGTAAAACATACATTAAGCGGCTTTGTTTCTCGCTGTTAAGGTTTTGACATGTTTAGCGAAAAAACCTATGaactttttttgttcttttgacTTATTTTGGAAGGCGGTGAACATCTCTCGGAACGCTCGGCATTGACCACAGATACATTCGCTGTTGGAGTGCTGGTAACATTGTCGTGGATGTCCTCATCGACACGAGTTTGTTGGTCGTCTGCTACCATGTTTGATTGAGCGTTGGTGGCTGAGAGTTAGATTGATCCGTACTTTTCCCTTTCTTTCCTTCTATCGCTAAACTGTGGAAATCGAAATTGATACTAACGATTTCCgtaaaataaggtaagttaagAAAGCTCTAATTCCTCAGAGGTCTCAGATATCTGCTAAACCATAAGTCAAGCAATCAAGAACatcaagtaaaaaaatataagaattcaAAAAGAGAGCAAAGAGATCTTATTCTAAATTTGCCTAAGAGCGTTACAACGAATTAGAAGCTGACAgcgagatccctagttctaacAATCTAAGGGCATCTCCATTGAAGAATCATGAGAGGGGATCACACATTTcccaagaaagaaaaatattaaaataaaaagatctgATGAACCTCTCTCCCGCGAAACTCTTCCCAGTGAACTCCTCTCTCCTAAAGTTCATCACTGTAGCGTGGGCTCCACGTGTTGTGGCGGTCCACGATTggtctatttttttatttttttaaatcaaaaagaaaaatgaaaaaatttaataattaaaaattaaaagatgaaACCCAAAAGGGGGTTCACCAATGCTGATGCTGAGCATCTCCATTGACAAACCTCTCATATCCCGATTCCCAATGtccttttatattattttaatttttttccatttgactttttaaaaaaatagtaatattcgAACCTatcgcgggccgccacgtgtcATGGGGTCCGCAGAACAGTTAAGTACAGGTTCATCTCACTGAATCAACGttcaaaaaaataagattaatatattgctttttttttcgGTATGCGTGTGACCTTGTTATTAGAGCTCCCAATGGGGATGCTCTAAGACTATAAAAATCCTAGAAAAAGTAATTAGTTTATAAGTCATTGAAAACatccaaaaagaaattaaaacaatcaatcttatcatgacaatttattattttacataactatttttaaaaatgtcgATATTTCTAAAAACtgtttatttcataaaaaaacaaaaatcagtatCAAATAAGGTAAACtaacaaaagtaaaataattatatatatatatatatatatttgatatatatattaacttaatatctataataattttgaaattcaacataaatatttaagaatataataattaatatgataattcatcattataatttatcttttcaaaatgttaatatttccaacAAAGACTAaaattagtattatatatataactagttataataatataaatgcAAAATTTGTCAATAAATCTTCAACAGGTTTAGATGGAATGTGTTGAAATTTGCGGAAACtagatattatataataattcaGTATAATAAAATCACTAACAGAATTATGCTACATCACAAAAGCAGTGATTTTGGTATCAAAATCTTATACgactcattttctttttaaaagagGTTGATTTCTTGtagatttatgaaaattgtaaTTATTATACTATGTTGTGCACATCCAACGTTATTCGGTTTCACAGAAAAGTCGCAAACGGTGGTTTAAGTGAAGTTGATTTCAAGAAGAAAAACAAGTTGATTTCAATGGATCTAAAATCAAAACAGATTGGatagacaagaaaaaaaaagtactcAGAAAAGATAAATACGATGATGCCTCTTGTATAaggagaaataaaaaaaatgagtAATTAAGAAAACCAACTAAATTTCTtgaaaaaagatataaaatactTAACAATAACTTATTTCTCAACAATCCATTAAATAATAACAGaaaaagaatttcaactaaACTAAATTGAAAGGAACAACATAAGCACAGGTAGAAATTGTGACGATCACAAGGAATAGTTTGGATATGGACAAGTTCGTGGCTCCTGATTTAGATGGTGACGGAGAAATTATTGCAGGTGATGACTGAGTAATCGTCGGTGGTGAAGCAGTCCTAACCGGTGATGAAATAACCGCAGGTAGTGAAGGATTAACTGACGGTGATGTAGTTGTAAACGTTGGTGGTGATGGAGTCGTAAACGTTAGTGGTGACGGAGTACTAACCGCTGGTGGTGACGAAGTTGTAACCGTTGGCGGTGATGGGGTCATAACCACAGGTGGTGATAGATTTGTAGGTGGCTCCGATGGAGAAACTGGAATATAaagcatacaatataaaaattatagctaaactgtaaataaaaattaaagatacAAAAGTTAATGTAAATATATGTGAGAGATCGTGTTTTTCATCTTGTCCCACGCTCTTTctttttatattgattaaaaTAACCAAGTGCAAGATGCTgttgaaaaaaagaaacttaattcatatgataaaatatgaaaactaactCGTAGTTGCTGCTGGTGTTGTTGAGATTGATGCAGTCGGACTTGATGCAacatctgcaaaaaaaaaaagttaggaaAATTTAAACAGACAAATAATTAAAGGGCTATAAGAAACAAAGAATAATACCACAATGAGGATTAATGGGAATGTTGCAGATAGAAGGCATGGCAAAGgcttttttattaattaactcAAATCCCATGTCACGGCTGCTCTCCAGTGCAATACAAAGACAATTAAGATTATATTTAAGAACTATTTTAACACCATCACAGCACGATTTAGTTGGACTAAGATCCGTTGATCCGACTGTCAAGAAGGAAAGACAATCGAACATACTGTAAATTACAGTAGAACAATCATTGTTTGATGGTTCAGATGAAGGAGATAACACAAGTGCGCCTAACGGTGATACAATAGGTGACTCTGACAACACATGTGCGTCTGATGGTGATACCAAAGGTGATTCTGAAACCACAGGTGCATCTGCCGGTGACATTAAAGGTGATTCTGAAACCACAAGTGCATCTGACGGTAATATTAAAGGTGACTCTGAAACCAAAAGTGCTTCTGACGGCGATAAAAACTCAGCTGCAACATTAGTAATACAATAAATAGAACAAACAAttgcttcatttttttcttctctttagagtatttgcttaaaatattttttctcagAGGACTTTAACAAGAATTAGAGAATCTGACGTTTATGTATTAATACCGACTGCTGAAGATAATTATTTGTCATTCAGTTTCAAAATAGTTATGTCGGTAagttaagatttttatttgttgacaaaaaagatttttatttgatttggtATTATCTGTAGATTAACTAAAATAAGTATTAACATTTGTCAACTTacttaaaatataacttttatagtaaaatagaaaatcaaaatccaaatagtaatattaacaaaatattatatttgctattttgtataataaatcCAAAGTACATTTTAGGCCAAAAAAGTAAATCAGTGTAAATATAATGAAAGTAACCAAAACATCTAAAAACATTTGcaatgtataaaaaatatatttccaaatttttgataaatatcaTCTTGGTAGTATAATATAAGGTCAATACTAACATAACTAAATAAACCCTTACATGTGCAGTCTACGACTATAAggaaagattaaaattttgaagaacGATTAAGAAAACAGTATTATATAGACAACTTATTGAATAGAATAAGTAGTAGACGACATAGAAATGTTCTTGGGAAGTCAACATGCCGTGGGATAAATCAAAAGAGACAAAAGATCATCGTGTTCATGTTTATGTTAACACATAGCACATGCTAAAAGAAAGACATGATGATCccaaaaaacaagaaaacataaaatgcaTATTACTCCACTTGGATATTAGT
It encodes:
- the LOC130511642 gene encoding non-specific lipid transfer protein GPI-anchored 23-like, giving the protein MSPADAPVVSESPLVSPSDAHVLSESPIVSPLGALVLSPSSEPSNNDCSTVIYSMFDCLSFLTVGSTDLSPTKSCCDGVKIVLKYNLNCLCIALESSRDMGFELINKKAFAMPSICNIPINPHCDVASSPTASISTTPAATTISPSEPPTNLSPPVVMTPSPPTVTTSSPPAVSTPSPLTFTTPSPPTFTTTSPSVNPSLPAVISSPVRTASPPTITQSSPAIISPSPSKSGATNLSISKLFLVIVTISTCAYVVPFNLV